A stretch of Microbacterium sp. 4R-513 DNA encodes these proteins:
- a CDS encoding gluconokinase, GntK/IdnK-type, with amino-acid sequence MTQTDAAAGAPESPVAVVVMGVAGAGKSTLAVALAERLDAAFIEADDLHSAEAKTQMAAGVPLTDEDRWPWLTRVAIRVRDEGQAGPVVVACSALRRVYRDMLVRDSGLELVFVHVHGSDEELAERIGQRTVHFMPTSMLASQLATLERLDVDEHGIVIPLVMPIEKAADAAMEFLG; translated from the coding sequence GTGACCCAGACGGATGCCGCGGCCGGCGCGCCGGAATCGCCGGTTGCGGTCGTCGTGATGGGGGTGGCGGGCGCCGGAAAGTCGACGCTCGCTGTCGCCCTCGCGGAACGACTCGACGCGGCCTTCATCGAAGCCGACGATCTTCATTCCGCGGAGGCGAAGACCCAGATGGCGGCGGGGGTGCCGCTGACCGATGAGGACCGGTGGCCCTGGCTGACCAGGGTCGCGATACGAGTCCGCGATGAAGGCCAAGCGGGGCCCGTCGTCGTCGCATGCTCGGCGTTGCGGCGGGTGTACCGCGACATGCTCGTTCGGGACAGCGGCCTGGAGCTCGTGTTTGTACACGTGCACGGCAGCGACGAAGAACTCGCCGAGCGTATCGGCCAGCGAACGGTGCATTTCATGCCCACTTCGATGCTCGCCTCGCAGCTGGCGACGTTGGAGCGCCTCGACGTTGACGAGCACGGCATCGTGATCCCGCTCGTGATGCCGATTGAGAAGGCCGCGGACGCAGCGATGGAGTTTCTGGGATGA
- the manD gene encoding D-mannonate dehydratase ManD translates to MILEKAEVIVTSPDRNFVTLKLTTDEGHTGLGDATLNGRELAVVAYLTEHVVPLLIGSDASKIEDTWQFLYRSAYWRRGPVTMAASAAVDMALWDIKGKAAGMPVYQLLGGASRNGLMAYGHASGKELPELFDSIRAHQEQGYKAIRVQTGVPTLKAIYGIAAQGADVGDATVRYDHEPARRGAKPVEEDWDTRAYLNHLPGVFEAVRNEFGPDLPLLHDGHHRMTPIQAARLGKDLEPYDLFWLEDCTPAENQEALRLVRHHTTTPLAIGEIFNTVWDFKDIIRDQLIDYVRGAVTHMGGISPLKKTLDYAAMYQIKSGMHGPTDISPVGMAAAMHLGLSIHNFGIQEYMKHGARTDQVFEQSFTWTDGYLHPGDKPGLGVELNVDEAGKYPYEQAYLPYNRLLDGTVHDW, encoded by the coding sequence ATGATCCTCGAAAAGGCTGAGGTCATCGTGACCAGCCCTGATCGCAACTTCGTCACGTTGAAGCTGACGACCGACGAAGGGCACACGGGTCTCGGCGACGCAACCCTCAACGGGCGTGAACTCGCGGTCGTCGCGTATCTCACCGAGCACGTGGTGCCGCTTCTCATCGGGTCGGATGCCTCGAAGATCGAGGACACGTGGCAGTTCCTGTACCGGTCGGCGTACTGGCGACGTGGCCCGGTGACGATGGCGGCCAGCGCAGCGGTCGACATGGCGCTGTGGGACATCAAGGGCAAGGCGGCCGGGATGCCGGTTTACCAGCTGCTCGGCGGGGCGTCGCGCAACGGGCTCATGGCTTACGGTCACGCGTCGGGCAAGGAGCTGCCCGAGCTGTTCGACTCGATCCGCGCGCACCAGGAGCAGGGCTACAAGGCCATCCGCGTGCAGACCGGCGTGCCGACGCTGAAGGCGATCTACGGCATCGCCGCGCAGGGTGCCGATGTCGGCGACGCCACCGTGCGCTACGACCACGAGCCGGCACGCCGAGGCGCGAAGCCGGTGGAGGAGGACTGGGACACGCGCGCCTACCTCAACCACCTGCCGGGCGTATTCGAGGCGGTGCGTAACGAGTTCGGCCCCGACCTTCCGCTGCTGCACGACGGGCATCACCGCATGACGCCGATTCAGGCGGCACGCCTGGGCAAGGATCTCGAGCCCTACGACCTGTTCTGGCTCGAGGACTGCACGCCGGCGGAGAACCAGGAGGCGCTGCGGCTGGTGCGCCACCACACCACGACGCCGCTGGCGATCGGCGAGATCTTCAACACCGTTTGGGACTTCAAGGACATCATCCGGGATCAGCTCATCGACTACGTGCGCGGCGCAGTCACCCACATGGGCGGGATCAGTCCCCTCAAGAAGACACTCGACTACGCGGCGATGTACCAGATCAAGTCGGGCATGCACGGGCCCACTGACATCTCGCCGGTCGGCATGGCCGCTGCGATGCACCTGGGGCTCAGCATCCACAACTTCGGCATCCAGGAGTACATGAAGCACGGCGCGAGGACCGACCAGGTGTTCGAGCAGTCCTTCACCTGGACCGACGGGTACCTCCACCCCGGCGACAAGCCCGGCCTCGGCGTCGAGCTCAACGTCGATGAGGCAGGCAAGTATCCGTACGAGCAGGCGTACCTGCCGTACAACCGCCTGCTCGACGGCACCGTCCACGACTGGTGA
- a CDS encoding mannitol dehydrogenase family protein — protein MIPAPLTRDELARRIGDAAATPPPVRIVHLGLGHFFRAHQAWYTAHAADAAQWGIAAFTGRSVARAEALNRQGGLFTLLERGPDTDRLEVIGSVVEAVAGQNVPRLEALARDPQVAVITLTVTESGYRLTTAGLPDLDDADVRADLEALRAGASAASTVLGRLTTAFRARREADAGPIAVVPCDNIPGNGEFVARGVNAFAERVDPLLAAWITANVSFVSTSVDRITPHTDEVPAVVSSAGWLDDLTVITEPFSDWVLAGDFPAGRPDWESAGARFVDDIEPWENRKLWLLNGAHSLLTFAGTPRGLHTVAEAIADPECRALVESFWEEAVACLPGGTEHVRYRSQLIERFANRRIVHRLAQIAAEATTKVEFRFAAVAERSIAAGRDASASARALATWIAWLRTDPGAVDVRADAVAAAEASDDPVSSLVGLVSRRLAAVPGFVDDVRRFVRDVSTDQTPALGR, from the coding sequence GTGATCCCCGCACCTCTCACCCGCGACGAGCTCGCCCGACGCATCGGCGACGCAGCCGCCACCCCGCCTCCGGTGCGGATCGTCCATCTGGGTCTCGGGCACTTCTTCCGCGCGCACCAGGCCTGGTACACCGCCCACGCTGCCGATGCAGCGCAATGGGGGATCGCAGCATTCACCGGGCGCAGCGTCGCGCGCGCCGAGGCCCTCAACCGGCAGGGCGGACTCTTCACGCTGCTCGAGCGTGGCCCCGACACCGATCGGCTCGAGGTGATCGGAAGCGTCGTGGAGGCCGTCGCCGGACAGAACGTCCCGCGCCTCGAGGCTCTTGCCCGTGACCCGCAGGTTGCCGTCATCACCCTCACCGTGACCGAGAGCGGCTACCGGCTGACAACAGCCGGGCTGCCCGATCTGGACGACGCGGACGTGCGCGCAGACCTCGAAGCGCTGCGCGCCGGCGCGTCGGCCGCGTCGACTGTGCTCGGCCGATTGACGACCGCCTTCCGTGCACGACGCGAAGCGGACGCCGGGCCGATCGCGGTCGTTCCCTGCGACAACATCCCCGGCAACGGCGAGTTCGTCGCCCGCGGCGTCAACGCCTTCGCTGAGCGGGTCGACCCGCTCCTCGCCGCATGGATCACGGCGAACGTGTCGTTCGTGAGCACATCGGTCGACCGCATCACTCCCCACACCGACGAGGTCCCCGCCGTCGTGTCGAGTGCGGGCTGGCTCGACGACCTGACGGTGATCACCGAGCCGTTCTCGGACTGGGTGCTCGCGGGCGACTTCCCCGCGGGAAGGCCCGACTGGGAGAGCGCCGGCGCCCGGTTCGTCGATGACATCGAACCGTGGGAGAACCGCAAGCTGTGGCTGCTCAACGGCGCTCACAGTCTCCTCACGTTCGCGGGGACGCCGCGGGGGCTCCACACAGTCGCCGAAGCGATCGCCGACCCCGAGTGCCGTGCCCTCGTCGAGTCCTTCTGGGAAGAAGCCGTCGCCTGTCTTCCTGGCGGCACCGAGCACGTGCGGTACCGGAGCCAGCTCATCGAGCGCTTCGCGAATCGTCGAATCGTCCACCGCCTCGCGCAGATCGCCGCCGAGGCGACGACGAAGGTGGAGTTTCGATTCGCGGCCGTCGCCGAGCGCTCGATCGCCGCAGGTCGGGATGCCTCGGCAAGCGCGCGCGCTCTCGCGACATGGATCGCCTGGCTGCGAACGGACCCCGGCGCCGTCGACGTGCGAGCCGACGCGGTCGCTGCTGCCGAGGCATCCGACGACCCCGTCTCGTCGCTCGTCGGACTTGTCTCACGGAGACTCGCAGCCGTTCCCGGCTTCGTCGATGACGTTCGGCGATTCGTCCGGGACGTGTCCACAGATCAGACTCCCGCTCTCGGTCGATGA
- the uxaC gene encoding glucuronate isomerase: protein MTTTSTDFRLFPSDERVRELAAELHAEVADAPIISPHGHVDPRLLAEDVPFSDPAELFLTRDHYVTRLLHASGVSLGDLGLDRDRAVGPREAWRILAAHWHRFAGTASGYWLTDELTTLFGVDEELSADSSDRIYDRVTAALAEPGFRPRALFDRFRIDVLATTDDPLDDLAPHARLAADPGFRGRVLPTFRPDAYLDPEAPGFTDRVGRLLAATGQPATFAGYLEALQARRDYFIDHGAVSADHGVVEPFTTDLDAGTAEELFRAAVAGTADSAAARVFRGHMLFQMARMSVSDGLVMTVHPGVHRNHHRPTFERFGPDMGHDIPVRTEYTGNLRPMLNAFGTAPGFHLVLFAVDETVYSREVAPLAGFYPSVFIGAPWWFLDAPDAIQRWRSAITETAGFYRSSGFIDDTRAFLSIPARHDTARRSDAAFLARLVVEGRVSLPTARRIARDLVDAIPREVFKL, encoded by the coding sequence ATGACCACCACGTCAACGGACTTCCGGCTCTTCCCTTCGGACGAGCGCGTGCGCGAACTCGCCGCCGAACTGCACGCCGAGGTCGCGGATGCCCCCATCATCTCGCCGCACGGACATGTCGACCCGCGGCTGCTCGCCGAGGATGTGCCGTTCAGCGACCCCGCCGAGCTGTTCCTCACGCGCGATCACTACGTGACACGCCTTCTCCACGCGAGCGGGGTGTCGCTCGGCGACCTCGGTCTCGACCGCGATCGCGCCGTCGGTCCGCGCGAGGCCTGGCGCATCCTCGCGGCCCATTGGCACCGCTTCGCCGGGACAGCTAGCGGGTACTGGCTGACCGACGAGCTCACGACGCTCTTCGGCGTCGACGAGGAGCTCTCCGCGGACAGTTCCGATCGCATCTACGACCGCGTGACCGCAGCGTTGGCCGAGCCCGGTTTCCGCCCCCGTGCCCTGTTCGACAGGTTCCGCATCGATGTGCTCGCCACGACGGACGACCCCCTGGACGATCTGGCACCGCACGCACGGCTCGCCGCGGATCCGGGGTTCCGCGGCCGAGTGCTCCCGACCTTCCGTCCCGACGCGTACCTGGATCCTGAGGCGCCCGGTTTCACCGATCGAGTCGGACGGCTGCTCGCGGCGACCGGACAGCCGGCGACATTCGCGGGGTATCTCGAGGCGCTGCAGGCGCGTCGGGACTACTTCATCGACCACGGGGCGGTCTCTGCGGATCACGGCGTTGTCGAGCCGTTCACGACGGATCTGGATGCGGGCACGGCCGAGGAGCTGTTCCGTGCGGCAGTGGCCGGGACGGCGGATTCTGCGGCCGCTCGGGTGTTCCGTGGCCACATGCTGTTCCAGATGGCCCGCATGAGCGTCTCGGACGGGCTCGTCATGACGGTGCACCCCGGAGTGCACCGCAACCACCACCGGCCGACGTTCGAACGATTCGGACCGGACATGGGGCACGACATCCCGGTGCGCACCGAGTACACCGGGAACCTTCGCCCGATGCTGAACGCCTTCGGCACGGCACCGGGGTTCCACCTCGTCCTGTTCGCCGTGGACGAGACCGTGTACTCGCGGGAGGTGGCACCGCTCGCCGGCTTCTACCCGAGCGTGTTCATCGGTGCACCATGGTGGTTCCTCGATGCGCCGGACGCGATCCAGCGATGGCGGTCCGCGATTACCGAGACTGCCGGCTTCTACCGATCGAGCGGCTTCATCGACGACACGCGCGCGTTCCTTTCCATCCCCGCACGACACGACACGGCACGCCGATCGGATGCCGCGTTCCTTGCCCGACTCGTCGTCGAGGGGCGCGTCAGCCTTCCGACCGCGCGCCGGATCGCCCGGGACCTCGTCGACGCGATCCCGCGAGAGGTCTTCAAGCTGTGA